One genomic window of Arvicola amphibius chromosome 4, mArvAmp1.2, whole genome shotgun sequence includes the following:
- the Rwdd4 gene encoding RWD domain-containing protein 4 isoform X2 has protein sequence MNAFFNNTISSAVKQSILAKLQEAVEVNLGTAMTYTLFEYAKDNKEQFMENHHPGNSTPTPIANIISVEAPSTAPSSKKKEKKEQLSKAQKRKLADKTDHKGELPRGWNWVDVVKHLSKTGSKDDE, from the exons ATGAACGCGTTTTTTAACAACACCAT CTCCTCGGCTGTGAAGCAGAGCATCTTAGCCAAGCTGCAGGAAGCAGTAGAAGTGAACCTCGGCACTGCCATGACTTACACATTGTTCGAGTACGCTAAAGACAATAAAGAGCAGTTCATGGAGAACCACCATCCCGGGAACTCTACACCA ACACCCATAGCCAATATCATCTCGGTTGAAGCTCCCAGCACAGCCCCAtcaagtaagaaaaaagaaaagaaagaacaacttTCCAAAGCTCAGAAACGCAAGCTGGCAGATAAGACAG ATCACAAAGGGGAGCTCCCTCGAGGCTGGAACTGGGTTGATGTCGTGAAG CAT ttaagcaaAACTGGCTCTAAAGACGATGAGTAG
- the Rwdd4 gene encoding RWD domain-containing protein 4 isoform X1 — MGANEDQEMELEALRSIYEGDESFRELSPVSFQYRIGEDGDPKAFLIEISWTETYPQTPPVISMNAFFNNTISSAVKQSILAKLQEAVEVNLGTAMTYTLFEYAKDNKEQFMENHHPGNSTPTPIANIISVEAPSTAPSSKKKEKKEQLSKAQKRKLADKTDHKGELPRGWNWVDVVKHLSKTGSKDDE, encoded by the exons ATGGGTGCCAACGAGGACCAGGAG atggaacTAGAAGCTTTACGTTCCATTTACGAAGGAGATGAAAGCTTCCGGGAATTAAGTCCGGTTTCATTTCAATACAGG ATAGGTGAAGATGGTGATCCCAAAGCCTTCCTAATAGAGATTTCCTGGACAGAGACCTATCCCCAAACGCCTCCGGTTATATCTATGAACGCGTTTTTTAACAACACCAT CTCCTCGGCTGTGAAGCAGAGCATCTTAGCCAAGCTGCAGGAAGCAGTAGAAGTGAACCTCGGCACTGCCATGACTTACACATTGTTCGAGTACGCTAAAGACAATAAAGAGCAGTTCATGGAGAACCACCATCCCGGGAACTCTACACCA ACACCCATAGCCAATATCATCTCGGTTGAAGCTCCCAGCACAGCCCCAtcaagtaagaaaaaagaaaagaaagaacaacttTCCAAAGCTCAGAAACGCAAGCTGGCAGATAAGACAG ATCACAAAGGGGAGCTCCCTCGAGGCTGGAACTGGGTTGATGTCGTGAAG CAT ttaagcaaAACTGGCTCTAAAGACGATGAGTAG